Part of the Halopseudomonas maritima genome, TGCGGCAAAGGCTTCGTTGGCTTCGATCAGATCCAGATCGGCAACCTGCCAGCCGGCCTTGGCCAGGCAGCGCTGGGTCGCCGAGACCGGGCCGATGCCCATGATGGCCGGGTCAACGCCTGCGTTGGCGTAGGACGCCACACGGGCCAGTACCGGAAGACCCAGTTCGGCGGCCTTGCTGGCGCTCATCATCAGCACTGCGGCGGCGCCGTCGTTCAGGCTGGAGGCGTTGCCCGCGGTGACGCTGCCGTCTTTCTTGAATGCAGGCTTGAGGCCGCCCAGGCTCTCGGCGGTGGTGCCGGCGCGTGGCTGCTCGTCCTGGGTGATCAGCACGGCATCACCCTTGCGCTGGGGAATACTGACCGGGGTGATTTCCTGGTCGAACACGCCGGCGTCACGGGCGGCGACCGCCTTCTGCTGGGAAGCCGCAGCAAAGGCGTCCTGTTGCTCACGAGTGATACCGTACTTGTCGACCAGGTTCTCGGCGGTGATGCCCATGTGGTAGTTGTTGAACGCGTCCCACAGGCCGTCCTGAATCATGGTGTCGATCATCTGGCCGTGGCCCATGCGTTGACCAGTGCGGGAGGTGGGGATGATGTGTGGCGACAGGCTCATGGACTCCTGGCCGCCGGCGATCATGACGTCGGCGTCGCCACAGCGAATGGCCTGGGCAGCCAGATGCAGTGCCTTTAGGCCAGAGCCACAAACCTTGTTCAGAGTGAGTGCCGGAACGCTGTGCGGCAGACCCGCGTGGATGGCAGCCTGGCGAGCGGGGTTTTGGCCGCAGCCAGCGGTGAGTACCTGGCCGAAGATGACCTCGTCGACCGATGCCGGGTCAATTTTGGTGTCGTCCAGCAAGCGGCGGATGACGGTGGCGCCCAATTCGTGGGCGGGCACCTTGGCAAACTGGCCCCCGAAACTGCCGATGGCGGTACGGGTGGCGGCGACAATCACGACCTCTTGCATGAACAGACTCCTCTACACAGGCACTATTTTTCGAGTGCACAAGCATAGAGGGGTGCTGTAGTCAGAACAAGCTGTCTCGACACTGGTACAGCCGGGCGGCTGTACCAGTGCCTGATCTCAGGCGTGAGCGATGCGGTTGCTGATCAAATCCTGCACGACGCTGGGGTCGGCCAGGGTCGAGGTATCGCCCAGGCTATCCAGCTCGTTGCAGGCGATCTTGCGCAGGATGCGGCGCATGATCTTGCCCGAGCGGGTTTTCGGCAGCCCCGGCGCCCATTGCATGAACTCGGGGCGGGCAAAGGCGCCGACCTGATCGGCGACAAAGGCTTTCAGTTCCTTGACCAGCTCCTCGCTCGGCTCGACACCGTTCATCGGCGTGACGTAGACGTAGATACACTGGCCCTTGATGTCGTGCGGGCAGCCCACCACGGCCGCTTCGGCCACGGCGTCGTGCAGCACCAGGGCGCTTTCTACCTCGGCGGTGCCGATGCGGTGGCCGGAGACGTTGAGTACGTCGTCCACGCGACCGGTGATCCAGTAGAAGCCGTCTTCATCGCGGCGTGCACC contains:
- a CDS encoding acetyl-CoA C-acetyltransferase: MQEVVIVAATRTAIGSFGGQFAKVPAHELGATVIRRLLDDTKIDPASVDEVIFGQVLTAGCGQNPARQAAIHAGLPHSVPALTLNKVCGSGLKALHLAAQAIRCGDADVMIAGGQESMSLSPHIIPTSRTGQRMGHGQMIDTMIQDGLWDAFNNYHMGITAENLVDKYGITREQQDAFAAASQQKAVAARDAGVFDQEITPVSIPQRKGDAVLITQDEQPRAGTTAESLGGLKPAFKKDGSVTAGNASSLNDGAAAVLMMSASKAAELGLPVLARVASYANAGVDPAIMGIGPVSATQRCLAKAGWQVADLDLIEANEAFAAQALAVGKELKWDADKVNVNGGAIALGHPIGASGCRVLVTLLHEMLRRDAKKGLATLCIGGGQGVALALARD